A window of the Paraburkholderia sp. ZP32-5 genome harbors these coding sequences:
- a CDS encoding isocitrate lyase/PEP mutase family protein, with amino-acid sequence MSNANTFRQLHDNSTPLRLPNAWDAGSARLIEAQGAPAIATTSAGFAWALGYPDGRALPFDEVVASVRRIIRVLNVPLSVDVEHGYSDDPNTVANHVMQLVDLGIAGINIEDGPDAASLLAAKIEAIRNAVAKSGSDLFVNARSDVFLASLVDKAKQPQEAIARGELYASAGADGLFLPALVQPADIEAITSATRLPLNVMALPGLADATTLGKLGVRRLSAGSGISQIVLGKTKTLAQDFLKHGRSEALDDQPLPYGEIQGLFA; translated from the coding sequence ATGTCTAACGCAAACACATTCCGTCAGTTGCACGACAATTCGACGCCGCTGCGATTGCCGAACGCCTGGGACGCCGGTAGCGCCCGCCTCATCGAAGCGCAAGGCGCACCGGCGATCGCGACGACGAGTGCCGGCTTTGCCTGGGCGCTGGGTTATCCCGACGGACGCGCCCTTCCGTTCGATGAAGTCGTCGCGTCGGTTCGACGCATCATCCGCGTGCTGAACGTACCGTTGTCGGTCGATGTTGAACACGGCTACTCCGACGATCCCAACACGGTTGCGAACCACGTGATGCAACTGGTGGACCTCGGCATTGCCGGCATCAATATCGAAGACGGTCCGGACGCCGCATCGCTTCTCGCCGCGAAAATCGAGGCGATCAGGAATGCCGTTGCCAAGTCGGGTTCGGACCTGTTCGTCAACGCACGTAGCGACGTGTTCCTTGCGAGCCTCGTCGACAAGGCGAAGCAGCCGCAAGAGGCCATTGCTCGCGGCGAGCTGTACGCATCGGCCGGCGCGGATGGTCTTTTCCTGCCGGCGCTTGTGCAGCCGGCTGACATCGAAGCGATTACGAGTGCAACACGACTGCCTCTGAACGTGATGGCGCTGCCGGGCCTCGCCGATGCGACGACCCTCGGCAAGCTCGGCGTTCGGCGGCTCAGCGCGGGCAGCGGCATCTCGCAGATCGTGCTCGGCAAGACGAAGACCCTCGCGCAGGACTTTCTGAAGCACGGTCGTTCCGAAGCGCTCGACGACCAGCCGTTACCTTACGGCGAGATTCAAGGTTTGTTCGCCTGA
- a CDS encoding SDR family oxidoreductase, with product MVLKGKRALVTGASRGIGAAIAKALAAAGADVAITYEKSAEQAAGVVKTIEAEGRRSVAIQADSANASAVQASVQKTVEALGGLDILVNNAGILRMGDVKDISIEDIDATLNVNVRAPIVAAKAAIPHLKKGGRIISIGSYFADRVPASMLGVYSGSKSALVAFTQGLARELGPHGITANLVQPGSINTDMNPVEGPFGPTLKALTATGEYGTGEDIAQAVVFLASENASYITGAALTVDGGANA from the coding sequence ATGGTGCTTAAAGGAAAACGCGCTCTGGTTACCGGCGCAAGCCGCGGTATCGGTGCTGCAATTGCGAAGGCTTTGGCCGCGGCCGGCGCGGACGTCGCGATTACGTATGAAAAGTCGGCGGAGCAAGCCGCGGGCGTCGTGAAGACGATCGAAGCCGAAGGCCGCCGCAGTGTCGCGATTCAGGCGGATAGCGCGAATGCATCGGCGGTTCAGGCTTCCGTGCAGAAGACGGTCGAAGCGCTGGGCGGCCTCGATATTCTGGTGAACAACGCCGGCATTCTGCGGATGGGCGATGTGAAGGACATCTCGATCGAAGACATCGACGCGACGCTCAACGTGAATGTGCGCGCACCGATCGTCGCAGCCAAAGCTGCGATTCCGCATCTGAAGAAGGGTGGACGCATCATTTCGATCGGCAGCTACTTCGCCGATCGCGTGCCGGCATCGATGCTCGGTGTTTACTCCGGTTCGAAGTCCGCGCTCGTCGCGTTCACGCAAGGTCTGGCGCGAGAACTCGGCCCGCACGGGATTACGGCGAATCTGGTGCAACCCGGTTCGATCAATACGGACATGAACCCGGTTGAAGGTCCGTTCGGCCCGACGCTGAAAGCACTGACGGCCACCGGCGAGTACGGCACGGGCGAGGACATCGCACAAGCCGTGGTGTTCCTCGCGAGCGAAAACGCCAGCTATATCACGGGCGCGGCGCTGACTGTCGATGGCGGCGCTAACGCGTAA
- a CDS encoding TetR/AcrR family transcriptional regulator: MCQSTQKGIDMATSGRPREFDREAALHSAMLVFWKKGFVATSMNDLCEAMGIRSPSLYAAFGSKEDLYLEAVGRYNAAADSLIWDHIEDGPTAKDGVRNVLLAAASVLPGGAGIPSGCMVNLAAGDGCAESIAKTVKTARHGGLKAFRSGIKRAVASGELSRSTNVDQLSRFYLGVVQGMAIQARDGATRAELTGTAEVAMNAWPGR, translated from the coding sequence ATGTGTCAATCGACACAGAAAGGAATTGATATGGCTACCTCAGGTCGACCGAGGGAATTCGATCGCGAAGCCGCCTTGCATTCAGCCATGCTGGTGTTCTGGAAAAAGGGCTTTGTCGCAACCTCGATGAATGATCTCTGCGAGGCGATGGGCATTCGTTCGCCAAGCCTATACGCAGCGTTCGGAAGTAAGGAAGATCTCTATCTCGAAGCGGTAGGGCGCTACAACGCGGCTGCTGATTCATTGATCTGGGATCACATCGAAGATGGTCCTACGGCCAAAGACGGCGTGCGTAACGTGCTGCTGGCTGCCGCGTCGGTATTGCCGGGCGGCGCGGGCATTCCGTCGGGCTGCATGGTGAACCTGGCGGCCGGCGACGGATGCGCGGAATCGATAGCGAAGACCGTGAAGACGGCGCGCCACGGTGGGCTCAAAGCGTTCAGGTCGGGGATCAAGCGCGCGGTCGCGTCCGGGGAGTTGTCCCGCTCGACGAACGTCGATCAGCTGAGCCGGTTTTATCTGGGCGTGGTTCAAGGCATGGCCATTCAGGCACGAGATGGCGCGACGCGAGCGGAACTGACCGGCACGGCTGAAGTGGCGATGAATGCGTGGCCTGGCCGATAG
- the nhaR gene encoding transcriptional activator NhaR, translated as MNFKHLYYFWIAARAGGIVRAGEQLHISPQTLSGQIKLLEEALDKKLFRKSGRMIELTDAGRLALDYADEIFSLGSELESALRRESESGAPMRFRVGIADSVPKAIAYRLLEPALNASLSLRMICHEGKLHALLAQLALHRLDLIIADAPIPSDVNIKAFNHPLGRSTLSCFGAEALVQNGKKRFPLSLGQLPVLLPGTESAVRRKLDHWLASHAISPRIVGEFDDGAMTLAFGREGCGLLFAPTVLESQLQAEHKLMVAGQIDTIVEEFFAISIERHISHPAVALIMDAARSELFTS; from the coding sequence ATGAACTTCAAGCATCTGTATTACTTCTGGATTGCCGCGCGCGCGGGAGGGATCGTCCGTGCCGGCGAGCAATTGCATATTTCGCCGCAAACGCTGAGCGGCCAGATCAAGTTGCTTGAAGAGGCGTTGGATAAAAAGCTGTTCAGGAAAAGCGGGCGCATGATCGAACTGACCGACGCGGGCCGGCTCGCGCTCGATTACGCCGACGAAATATTCTCGTTGGGCTCGGAGTTGGAGAGCGCGCTGCGACGCGAGAGCGAATCCGGCGCACCGATGCGGTTTCGCGTCGGGATCGCGGATTCGGTACCGAAAGCCATTGCTTACCGGCTGCTGGAACCCGCGCTGAACGCGTCGCTGTCGCTGCGGATGATCTGTCACGAAGGCAAGCTGCATGCGCTGCTCGCGCAACTGGCCTTGCACCGCCTCGACTTGATCATCGCGGATGCGCCCATTCCCTCCGACGTCAATATCAAGGCGTTCAATCACCCGCTCGGCCGCTCGACGCTCAGTTGCTTCGGCGCTGAGGCGCTGGTCCAGAACGGCAAAAAGCGTTTCCCGTTATCGCTCGGTCAATTGCCGGTGTTGCTGCCCGGCACGGAATCCGCGGTGCGTCGCAAGCTGGATCACTGGCTGGCGTCGCATGCCATTTCACCGCGCATCGTCGGCGAGTTCGACGACGGAGCCATGACTCTCGCATTCGGCCGCGAAGGCTGCGGCCTGCTGTTCGCCCCCACGGTGCTGGAGAGCCAGTTGCAGGCAGAGCACAAACTGATGGTGGCCGGACAGATCGACACCATCGTGGAAGAGTTCTTTGCGATTTCGATCGAACGCCATATCAGTCATCCGGCTGTCGCGTTGATCATGGATGCGGCGCGCAGTGAATTGTTCACTAGCTAG
- a CDS encoding CBS domain-containing protein, translated as MASVEQFLRSKASRTVWSTQASASVYDAIAIMAYRQIGALIVVHDGRMAGIVTERDYARKIVLMERSSRDTPVRDIMTAEVLYVSPRQTTEECMALMTAHRICYLPVIAAAQVVGMVSIGDLIANQICEQEQTIRQLEHYIHGSGLQVSQSRPMPQRVERFMTP; from the coding sequence ATGGCATCAGTCGAGCAATTCCTTCGTTCAAAAGCATCCCGGACGGTGTGGTCGACGCAGGCGTCAGCGTCGGTGTACGACGCGATCGCGATCATGGCGTACAGGCAGATCGGCGCGCTTATCGTCGTACACGATGGGCGTATGGCCGGCATCGTCACCGAGCGTGATTACGCGCGGAAAATCGTTCTAATGGAGCGCTCATCAAGGGATACGCCGGTGCGCGACATCATGACGGCGGAGGTGCTCTACGTAAGCCCGCGGCAAACAACTGAAGAATGCATGGCACTGATGACGGCGCACCGGATATGTTATTTGCCCGTGATTGCGGCCGCGCAAGTGGTCGGAATGGTGTCGATCGGCGACCTCATCGCGAATCAGATTTGCGAGCAGGAACAGACGATCCGGCAACTCGAACACTACATCCACGGCAGCGGATTACAGGTCAGTCAGAGTCGACCGATGCCGCAGAGAGTTGAAAGATTCATGACGCCATGA